GGTGCCCGAAGTGGCCGCGGCGCGCGAGCAGTTCGCCGTCCTCAAGGACTTCGAGGTCGCCGGCGGCCGGGTGCCGCCGCCCAGCCCCATGGAGTTCGTGCGCGGCCGCGAGGGCTCGCTGGTGACGGTGAACGGCGAGGTGGAGCCCGAGTGGAGCCTCGAGCAGGGCGGCCTGCTGCGCCTGCGGCTGCTCAACGCCTCGACCGCGCGCTTCTACCGCCTGAAGCTCGACGACCACCCGCTCTACCTGATCGCCACCGACGGCGGCGCGCTCGAAGAACCCTACGAGCTCGACGAGCTGCTGCTCGCCCCGGGCGAGCGAGCCGAGGTGCTCGTGCGCGGGGACCGCAAGCCCGGGCGCTACACCCTCTGGACCCTGCCCTACAACCGCGGAAACGGCGGTATGGGGATGGGCGGGGGCATGATGGGCGGCGCGCGGGGCGACACCCGCCCGCGGCCGCTCGCCCACCTGGTCTACCGGGGAAAGCGCAAGACCGCGCTCCCCTTGCCCGAACGCACCGGCCGGGTGCCCGAACTGGGCGTGCCGGTACGCCGCCGCCGCTTTGTGCTGGGCCACAGCATGCGGCCGGGGCGGGGGATGGTCTTCACCATCAACGGCCAGGTCTTCAACCCCGGCCGGATCGACACCCGCGTGCGCCTGGGCACCGTCGAGGAGTGGGAGATCGCCAACATGGGCGTGCTCGACCACCCCTTCCACCTGCACACCAACCCCTTCCAGATCGTCTCGCGCGGCGGCCGCCCGGAACGGCTGCGCGCCTGGAAGGACACCGTCCTGGTCCCGGTGAACCGCTCGGTGCGCTTCCGGGTGCGCTTCGAAGACTTCGCCGGCAACGCCGTCTACCACTGCCACATCCTCGAGCACGAGGACCTGGGGATGATGGGTATCGTTCGTTTCGAGGAGGAGGGCTGATGGGTAAGAAAGCCAGCAAAAAAGCCAAGAAGGACCGCAGCCGCAAGGCGCGCCGGGCCGGCGGGTTCGAACCGCCGCGCCGGCGCGGCCTGCCCTGGTTTCCGATCGCCCTGGTGGCCCTGGCGGTCTGGGGCGGGTACACCCTCTGGCAGGGCCGCGCCGCGGCTTCGAGCTTCGACCGTTACCTCGCCGAGGGGCAGGGGCTCGAGCTGGCGGTGGAGGAACAGCCCTCGCTGGGCTCGGCGCACCTGCAGCCGGGGGCCGCTTTCCGCTACGGCGAGCCCGCCCCCACCTCGGGGCCGCACAGCCCCTACGACCTCAAGCCGGGCTTCTACACCAAGCCCCAGTCCACGGAGCGGCTGGTGCACAACCTCGAGCACGGCAACGTCGTCGTCTACTACGACGCCGCCGACCCCGGAACCCTCAAGCTGCTGAAGGCGTGGGCGCGCACCTTTGCCGGGCCGATGG
This genomic stretch from Oceanithermus desulfurans harbors:
- a CDS encoding multicopper oxidase family protein, whose amino-acid sequence is MTTAKHDRRTFLAMSAGLVGLGLGFPARAQTRAPDADVLVSRGGAIEVDLEARFGPTRLAGRSARLFSYGGRVPGPRIEVRPGDEVTLRFRNNLPEPTNLHFHGLHVPPTGNADNIFLEIPEGERLTYRFKIPENHPAGTFWYHPHLHGLVAKQVFLGMAGLFVVRGELDEVPEVAAAREQFAVLKDFEVAGGRVPPPSPMEFVRGREGSLVTVNGEVEPEWSLEQGGLLRLRLLNASTARFYRLKLDDHPLYLIATDGGALEEPYELDELLLAPGERAEVLVRGDRKPGRYTLWTLPYNRGNGGMGMGGGMMGGARGDTRPRPLAHLVYRGKRKTALPLPERTGRVPELGVPVRRRRFVLGHSMRPGRGMVFTINGQVFNPGRIDTRVRLGTVEEWEIANMGVLDHPFHLHTNPFQIVSRGGRPERLRAWKDTVLVPVNRSVRFRVRFEDFAGNAVYHCHILEHEDLGMMGIVRFEEEG
- a CDS encoding DUF3105 domain-containing protein; its protein translation is MGKKASKKAKKDRSRKARRAGGFEPPRRRGLPWFPIALVALAVWGGYTLWQGRAAASSFDRYLAEGQGLELAVEEQPSLGSAHLQPGAAFRYGEPAPTSGPHSPYDLKPGFYTKPQSTERLVHNLEHGNVVVYYDAADPGTLKLLKAWARTFAGPMDGIVVAPMEGLGGKVVLTAWQKKLVLDPFDPAAAAVFIDAYRGRGPEAKVR